The genomic interval CCTTAACCCTcgcctattttttttcttctcttttttaaaagtaaatgcTTAAGCAGATAGAAGAATAGACTTCTTTCTCTTTACTTACCAGCATTGCATATTCTTGGACTTTCACCAGAAATAGCTCCACTCCCTGGGGTACCCATGTCATCATGACAGAACCTAGTCTTAGTACCAGCCAACAGATATAAAGCCCACAAGCACCAGTATAGAGCTCATGTACCACAGCACCCTGACCCATCCATAGACCCATCACATGACGACCAATAAATACTGGTACGGTCATGCATACAAGGCTAGATAGCAGAAGTGTCAGGCACAGAAGGACTACTAATAGAATGACCTGTAGATAATAGAAGGGATATTTAATCAAACACTACTAACCCATTGAAAACACACAAAAAGATTATAGTGTAATACACATTTTTCCAAAGGCCCTTGCCTGTGTAATTCTAGGCATATGTTCATTCAATTCAAGTTACTGCATATCTGGGACGTGTGTTCTACTTCTAACTACTATATCATGCTATTTACCTGCTAGAGATCTATTATCGTTTATCATGatgtttgaaaaatacaatgtagTTCCATATGATACACACTGATTCTGATTATCAAGAGTTAATACAAAACACATGTACATACACAGAAACAAAGGTACTGGTGAAATGACAAACTCATTTAGTCAATTGGTACATTTTTGGCAGATATCACCTATGCAATGGAGGACAACAGATAAGATGAAGTGATGAATGAATCAGGGATTCCAGTCAGTTTTACTCACTGGGCTTCAAAAGGAGCCAGAACACATTACATTAAAGCCCCAATATGTGCTTTATAATACAAAGCTTGAAAAAGCCTGAAAAAGCCTGAAACCGGACGTCGTTCGAGTCTGAAATTTGGCAAAGTCATGAAGACTGGCATCTGTGCTGAATACTCACCCTGAAATGGAAGATGTTTGGTCTATTATAGGGCTCAAAGTGTGTTGGTTGTCTGTTATTAAGCATAGCATGATGCGCCGCATGCAGTCCTGCTCCAAAGTCTACCACTTCCTCCTGATCCATCACATGAACTACTTCATCAACACCTTCTTCTTCaacctcttcctcctcttcttcatctCCCTCTTCcactgcatcatcatcattctcttgatctgttgccatggtttctccttccctttcctCTTCCCTCATCTCCACGTCACTGTCTTGATGTTCACGTCTCAGCTGGAGATACGGGAGACTGTTTCTTGCCTCAAAATCACTTCCAGACGGGCCTTCCAACGCCTCAAAAGGTTTGTTCACTCTGGCCTCCGGTCCGCTATCGTCAGGCGTTAAAACCCTCTTTCTATGGTTTAAGTTTTCCATCAATGTGGCAAGTTGTTCAACAGGTTGCAAAGAGTCATTCCTCTCACCATCTAACGATTCACaattttcatctatttcttGAGTAGTCCTCCTTTGATGATCTGTATCATTTTCTACGtcttcatcaccattatcatcatcctctaTATCTTGAGCTGGCACATCTTCCTGTTCAGTGTtatcttctacttcttcttcatctGCTCTTTCTCCATCTTCACCGGCCTCTCCAGCGACGGGTACATCTCCTAATAAGTATGACCGCAAGTCCCTTTAAAAGAAAGAGTGTTATACTTGAAATGGTATCAGTATGCATACAATAGGTTCGACCATATACAAGTTTACCAATATTCTgtcaaataaattcaatacaaaGAAAATGTAAGATTCTTGTATCTGTACAAGTGTATATTCATACTGTACATCTGGAGACACTGTATACACTTTTGACAAACATGGAATTGTTAGACTACAGGATTGCTgatctgggctccgtaacacaaagattagctaTCAATCGCTAGATGatatgaccaatcaagatcaagtTTACACACACATTTGGTGCAAactactgaccaggaaccaatcagaaatgTTTTCATCATAATTGCTATTCATCACTAAGCTTTGTGTTGCGGGGCCCTGAtgatttattcaatattttacaCAAAGCCTATTTTCTCAAATGTAGTTAACATATATTTGTGAAGataatgacaagcaaaaatacaCAGTCAGACTTGTCAAGATTACATTTTATGATAGTATGAATCCAATACTGACATTAGTTACATGGTCAGCTATCATGCTGTTGTGAATTCTTTCAACTTTTCCTCCAATAAAAATGAGTATTATATCTGAGATGTGTGAATAGCTTTGTTTGTAATACATAGTGCCTTTGTCACATTATTGTCGTATTTTAGATAACTCTGTAAAGGAAATAAGAACTAAATCTAGAGGATCATTGCTATCCTGCATTAAGAATTGCATGTATGGATATCAAAGTACTATGATTGACTTACAGAAGATAAGCTGCCATGATTGTCCAGTATCTGATCAGGTTCTTCAGCCACATCCTGGTGTGTCCTTGTTCTAATAACGCTGGCAATACAACCTGAAGCAGAAGAAGTTCCAGGGATAATTCCGTCACAGCCGTGTCTCTGCAAATCAAGAGAACCAGTATCAATATCAAGAGTAATACAAGGAGAATTAGTACAAAGAGGATATAAAGTACGTGGAGCAGAAAAAATTGAGTCACAAGACTACCCCGAGCACATGACAATCCCTGTAAACAGCAGAATGAAGAATATATTATGAAGAATGTCTTCTAAAACCAGTGAATAAAACCTAAATCAAGAATTCCAGTGATCATTCAGTCACATCACAAACAATGTCAAAACTGACGTCAGGATTAGAATGTGTTCTAGGCCTAGTTCACTGAGGCTGGTGGTAAAATTCACAATTGTTAGTTTTGTAGCTCCATAAATACGTCAGTCATGGTAGCATTAGTAAACAAGGAATAAATAGACATAAAGTTGACTGAAACAGTTGAAAAGGGAACGGGTGAAAATCCAAGACAGATGAGAATATTGTCAAAACATGAAAggtatgaaagcaaaaggaaaataTCAACCccaacaaataaataacaatttttttaaaactttgccACTGGGAAAAGATTCTTTGACCAAGTAAAAATCTGATGGCTTAAAGATCGAGAAATCATAAAGACTTGTTCAGAATTTAAAGCCCATGGTATCTTAGGACCATGTGACAAGTAAAATGAAGCACTGTCTTACCCAGACAAATGCATATGATACGGGAGGAACGATGGGACTAGGTGTTTGATGATAGTGATTGGTAACCACACCATAAGGAGTACCACCGATCCAAAGACGATAATGGAGAGGATGAAACGTCGGGCATGACGGTAGATCGGTAGATGGATCATCTCTTGGATTGGGTTAAAGTCAGGATCATTGAGGTTCCTTAGAAACCAGAGAACTCCAGGTCTAAGAACCTAAGAAGATCAACATGGAGGTTCAGTTAGTAGAGCAAGTAAGGCTTTATCATTAATCCAGTAGCAAATCTGCTTTAACACAAAAGGGCTAATCCTCAGCAGGTCTGAAACTGCAACCAAGGTCTATGgtctgtaaatatatatattcataaatcatttgttggaaaacatgaactttttagAAGTTATAAAGATTTACATCTATTAAAGTTTAAAAACgatataaatgaaagaaaaaaagtttaatgaAATAGAAATGGAACAACTACAATTTCATTTAATCCCCAGAGCTCCCTTGCAACTATATGAAAGTTCAACTAGGTTATCTGCTTCATAGGTTAGAGATTCTTATTCTGTCTAGCATCTAGAAGACATATGGTATgaggataataataaaaaagtcaaAGTTTAGTGAAAATCAACAGATGAGGTAGTGCTCTATGTGTAATATGAATGGACTTCAACAGGATTCTATAGGGGATCTACTGAAACTGAAAGGTGGgtggtttcataaagctgttcgtaggtGAGGAATGACATTACGAATGACTAGTGATCATTTTTGTGCGTAATGACATATAGCTATGTACCTGAATTAGCAGCTAAGACCATGTCCCTGAATGCGTGATTTAATGCGTAATTtcatgaacagctttatgaaacacccacaagGTACTGGGCTACACAACATTAATAGAGAAATGACATCATCTTGAACTTACCTCTCTGAGTAGCAGAATGAAAGATGCAAAGTAGAAGACATATGCCATGCCTACAAGCCAGTGCAAGAAGGTCGCTGTACCAGGGGCGGAGTTGAAACCCTGTAGTCTTTCTTGAATGGTTACATCAAATAAGGACTGGGAAACGGGAGATAAGAAGTATCATAATGTAAACCACATGAAAGAACAAGCTGGAAATGACAGCATTGAATAAGGTATGAATGAATTTCCTCAGAAGTAGCCCAGAgctttttaaagtaaaaaaaataacaaattatttaatggCTGCCTTTTCATGTTCTCTTTTCATGAAGTCATAACCATAAGAAAAAGATATTGTgaagaattaataaaaaaaaatgcagacaTCTGAAAGCagtacaataaagaaaaatgaaaagtttaagtgtataatattttatcatacatCCCTTTTCATGCTTGTGCAgcttttatcataataatagcCTTTCAATAATCTTAATTCTTAATATATATTGTCACTATTTTCATGCAGTGCCCAAAGAAGCCAAAATTGTTTTcaaaaagtatcaaaatataaatctaTTTCACTATTTGCACGTGACTGTCgaaaataacaaatttcttATGATTACAGTCACACTCAATTTCCTTCATATTTTACTGCCATGgtggaataaaaaagaaaattcgatcactttttttttaaccttccaAATAGTCTAGAAActtgtttatttcaaaatgtattactGTCCACTAAAGTCCTTTAAGGATGGTTCATGAAAATGACGATGATATGTGaggatttatatatatatatatatatatatatatatatatatatatatatacgataAAATAACGAAGTATGTCCCCCGTcacagaaagaaaataataatcaaactaaATGAAGAATAGTCAAAGAATGCTCAAATATTCCAATATTTGAGCATCCAATATTTGAGCATTCTTTGACTATTCTTCATTTAGtttgattattatatatatatatatatatatatatatataaatctgtACAATTTGACCTTTAGGTTAGCATGTAGAATTCtcaataaacattttttcaatttgattctAATGATAAAGATTTGACATGTCTTACCAGTGAACAGATATCTAACCACCAACCACAGATAAGGGGGAAAACCCCTATTTCTAGGACTACCAGTAGAAAGACCTTCAATACAACATAGCATAGACCAAAGAGACGACCTGCTTGGAAAAATTTCAACAATCTGCTGCAACTCTGTGTTACATTCATGTCAAGGAACATCATACACAATTCAACTGTATCAATGCAAGGTATAGTCCTTTATTATTCTTTAATACCACTGATCAGAAAGTATATCAAAGTATAATCGGCCGTCGATCATGACGAAAATTGGCATACGCGTTACctatggcattatctacaaaactctaagatcaaattctgcgaaaaatctcattgctaattaattatgctaatttatgcgtacaATAAAAAGTTTCCTCTAAtcaactaaataatgcccctaaatcgctaatttttggttcacagactctttacaggaatctgatcaaatgtaattaaaaaaaaaattcaatatcacatttattttcttatgtatctGATTgctttctaaatttcttatgcattttttgttattgttttttcaatggaaattgttggggactttattttgaccataaacaagataaaattgattttaatcagttaaaggaaaaataatgatacatttataaattttggctaaaacaccatttgcattggatttgtacatgaattcagcaatttgagcaatttttggtctgcatgcacttacaaaatgttgcataatttcgaaATTGCGTACCTGCAGgccgcaattttggtctcaaaagttgcgtgagacttgaaagtaaaagtcAGCAAGTGACGCAAAAAAATTTGTGCAGcggatttatcatgaaaaatgtcgggggggggggggggggcctaaaTCAGCCCCCCGTCTTATCAGGGTTAGAATATCAATACTTAcacaataaaaatcaatgaaaaaacaaTGTGAGCGTTACCAGTTACTGTGGCATCAGATATTTCTCATTTCTTATTCCTGATAATATAATTGTGCAAATAGCCGTCTAATAAAgttatttatacatgtagtttatgaaaaatgtaaaactaactataaagtaaaataatattgtataaagcaataattgaaaatacaattatAACTGAAGGTAGAACTATTTCATATCAATCTCTTAGACCATCACAGGAATTATTTCTAATGGTGACACAACATatgctccgggcttaattttgtctaagatgtagggttagaaTTAGGTTTGCactagggttttatgttaggtttaaggtagagtatagtgttaaatccagggttgaagttaatAATtcaattagtgtgtggaatttagaacGTAGCAGTTGTCACCGGAGCATTATGCCATGGAACCATTTCTAACATCTGCTTGACATGAATATGAATGTCTGTTCAAAAAAATTAAACGATGTATTCACATCCACAAAACTAGGCTGGGCTCTAAGAATAACAAATTGCTCTATCAATTTCTTATTCTTTCTGAACTGTATCAGGCAAAAGTCATAGCAACTGACAGCATTGCATTCTATTCATGTCTGTTTGAGGAAACTTCATATGATTTATTTAAGGCAGTCTTCTGTAGCTAAAGGATACATGAAAGAGTACAAGTAGAGCAGCAAGACAGATGTATCCCAGCATGGTTGTGATGAGGCCTTCAAAGTGAGTCTTCTTAATGATATCCTGCCAGCCTAGTACAAGAGTGCTTAATCCTCCAATGTGATATGGGCAGAATGCTACAACATGAAATCAATGCCATATCAATATCACATAAGAAACTCCCGGGGGCCCTTTCGCATAAAAGTAACTATTACGGTAACTTTGCCgttcaatggtaactaccatggcaacaatgctGAACAGCCAATCAAATATCAAGGATTCCATAAAAATACCAACTAGTTACTATAGTaataagttttatgcaacagggcccagatgAAAGGCTTTATATGGAATGTGtcatgaggtaaaaaaaaaaaagtcaggaGATTTCTATTTAAACAAACCTTATCACTACCAATTTCAAGATGGGGCAATAGATTTTAAGAAACCATGACGTCTAATATAGTTTTTCAAAAAATCCATGTCAAATTATTACATTAATCTGATAAAATTACAGATTAATCTATATAATACAGAAAGTTACAAGTGATTAATAATGATAAGTATCAAGTGAAGAAAATGTACACTATCATAAATAAACAACAGAAAAACCATATATCCTACTATAAAATGTGAactaaaaatcaaataagagagaaaaaggagaggGGTATGGATGCTAGTAACTTACCAAATAGAAAGATGAAAAGTGCATTGAGCACTGTGACCCAGTATACATGCTCTAAGAATACTAATGAGCCATCCAATCCAAGGAGCTCCTCCCAAGTCAATGCTTCAGCCGCTCGATCCCATTCAAGAGCATTCCAGTTTATATCATCTTTAAGATAATAATTACACAATCATGGATATATGTGTATTCATCTGAATAAATACATCTTAGATTATACCTGTATGCAATATTCTTTAAAGGATATCAAGACAAAATCCATTGACAaactaaatacaaaaataattgatCAACATatccagagctgccaaccttgtgcaagcaaaaaaaggaatcattatggccaaaaaaaggaatttccaacaaaaaaaaaggaatgtgttaaaacgaaccttaaaaccacacgcgacaaacatccaatgcaaaaagtatgtatgcagtgaacaatttaaaaaaagttaatctctaggcctagtctgggctaagtaacggagtgttttacaaatttgaccCTTAGTCTTGGGCCGTTTGATATAATCTACCAACTTTAATTAAGTCAGTAGCAGGGCTTGAATTAAGAATTGAGAGGGGCAAGGccatttttaaataggcactttcagcttggggcaaccggcaaagtggccttgaatgccccaaaatttcaaggggtatcaaggccattctaaagggcatgaaggccacttttattctagtcaaatgggcacctaggcaaatttttctaaaaatgataAGTAGCTAGgcctttcattttgtagtgcaacctactccggcacttatcaaagtgaagatctgtcgagaaaaaattctttcaggggcaccaaaatcagttctggtgaacatttttagggctccatttttctggggcttcctttccacttctaaaataattcattgttttatgttgagtttcctgacaaaactaccaaattgtagactaagagaaaaaaaaaaaaagttgacatcaattcagacttctcttcccaagtaacattgtttttgccaaacagtaccctttaaaattaaagtgtcataaaatggaagtgtacatgtaacattccacaaatatagaaaaattattcataaatcaatctaatctaaaattcaaatagatctatagataagattaagaagttgaaatcattccacaaaagtcccatcgtaaatcacttcacgatgtgcacagctcagcctcaatcacactgcacgcacactcaatcatccccagcagtgacagcactatagagcagacatctaggccgccagaaccggggaagaaatcttcccattcctgctaaactgaatgctaaagtgccgacttttttaatgaattccaaaggcagtaggacatctctctagtataaatcatgtgaaactatcaataaatgttgaatatcacccaGAATTATTACTTCAGGGGACAATGAAGAGCTTTCCAGGTCTTTTCAAAGCCGAATTCATCGTATTTGTGTGATAcgagttgatgaaaattaaccagacAGTACCGTTATCCGAAGGGAattgatattaatcaattcaagaaaatagcctcaaaatttcatttctttatcactacaattaattttaaagtatatgaaaaatatattttgatgattcaatctttaatatatatgatgagtatttttgtaaaattttgcaaatggaataataatttccctcaaacctccaaatcccctccattacaaatggactcttctcttactacatttggggaattaccctacccaattcatcgtactcctcgctctgcgctgcaagaacaaacgttggctccactcacctgaagagtgttggcccgtgtgtaaagacaacgtattagcagtaacgttagatctaacattcggcggaaatctgattttcggatcgtttttttgtacataaaacatcactttataggaaagaaattaaatgcaaatttaagataaaatatacaaaattcagaaatatcgtaccttagaccgcagttactgttatttcctttcaaatgatgatcaaaacataatcatcctcgatcatttcgtttgtcatcgtaagttgccatcttggatgacgtcatcatccttacagacgtatttaccagtcgctatacatcgcgattcgtaccatgcatgccgctcgcatattcaactaacgtatatgtacgtgcacgctatcaaattattaaaatgCGTTGGAAAACCGGCCGGCAGGCGACTACGCACGCGCAAGTACCAGGCTCATCTCGGGCTCAACACGCACTccacatacatacaattatgtacacacgttatcaaaattgtcaaaaaacgtaatttgaaaagaaaaaccataatgccgtaatttgaatgaaaaaacgtaatgattacggcaaaaacgtaatggttggcagctctgcatatCTCTCGTGGCTACCCGATGGGTATGGAACAATGCCAGGGGGATTAATGTATCTATTCTCACAAATATCTGACAAATATCCCATAGGCTACTATACAAAACTTGAGTTCATATTAAATTACTGGTATTGTGATAAGTGACACGTTTAACTCAATCagtatttttttggggggaggggtgatAGATTATAATAactatattggatggctttatttcaggGAATACCAGAAAAATTCAACTCGTTAGAACCAATATTGCACTCATCTTTGATTGTGCAATATTggcccaaactcttggaatatttctggtatcccattctgagccatccaatattacataaatattgatgTGGAAAACATGAATACGTCTTACCATGACCTGCATTATCTTCTGCTTGGTTATTAGCAGGTTGCTCAGGTTGATCTGGTGCTTCCTGCCCTCCTCCTGcttctccatccatcactccaccTTGTTCTCCTTCATTGGGTCTTTGTCCAGCCTCTGCTCCTCGTACATTCTGTCTTGCTTGGTGGTTTGCTGCTCCTTCTTGTCTCTGCCTCACACCACCATTATTCTAAGAGTGGCAAAATATATCAGGGTGGTGTCAAAACATGTGAGATATCCGAATAAAATAGAGAAGCTGTAATGTTTCAGGAAGAAACTCCCCTTATCAGCAACTACCTCAATTCTAATATGAAAATACAGTCTAACCTTTCCCTTCACTTCATTCTCATCAGAAATATAAGATGCTAAAATCAATGGATCAAAAGAAGGATCCCTCACCTGTTGATTCTGTGCAGCTTGACCAGGGTTATTTGCAAACCCTCTCAGTGCCCTCTCTAGCACTCCTTCAGCCACAGCTCCTTGTCCAGCTCCaacccctcctcctcctcctcctgctGCTGCTGCATGTTCTCCTCCAGGATCCTCCAGCCATTCCGGCCCTCCTCCATGGGCCACCTGCTCTCTTAGTAGTACCAAACTGATCAGGGCACATAGTGTACAACCAACCACAAAGCAACCTTGCAGGATGTCTGTAGCCATCTTCTCCCTGCAGAAACAATGCAAGAATAGGTCAATTCTAAAACACGATTTGACTTTCTAAAGACGCCTTCTTTGTTCACAAAATCATGTTATTACTAACATGAATCATATACAGCATGGATTTCATTATcccaatcaaaatttgatggGGGCTTAGGGGCGATTTGGCCCCAGAAATGCTCAAATAGTCatggggccccgtttcataaaggacttgcaactgttgtaattttgccataatggcaactaccatggtaacgggtcagcagccaatcagaatcaaggtttccatggtagttgccataatggcaaaattGCAAGAGTTGCCACTTAgtactttatgaaacgggccccaggaacataaaaaatccccattcactgcTTACCCAATCTGGGGGGtgcttcacaaagatttaagtatgacttagagtcgcacttaaataccgagttgcgtaaagtatgaaaggcttgaccgcattggtcagatcgtgtcatgaggatgCGCACTAAtgcgtatctatcaataagatcacgcgttgcatatcatgtacgcgtcggcatttaagtgcgacttaagtcatacttaaatctttgtggaaCACCCCccaggtggatgtttcataaagctgttcgtaagttaagagcgactgtaagaacgaccggtgatcctttcttatgagctactaatcacca from Lytechinus pictus isolate F3 Inbred chromosome 2, Lp3.0, whole genome shotgun sequence carries:
- the LOC129254256 gene encoding E3 ubiquitin-protein ligase MARCHF6-like, coding for MHKFTFAPIYSPDMPPRLPLRDIVWGLVRNFGTAVLCWIHYTMVIFAWLGIVPVTASRIYGCLFNTSLAPVLSLPFDIFSLEKMATDILQGCFVVGCTLCALISLVLLREQVAHGGGPEWLEDPGGEHAAAAGGGGGGVGAGQGAVAEGVLERALRGFANNPGQAAQNQQNNGGVRQRQEGAANHQARQNVRGAEAGQRPNEGEQGGVMDGEAGGGQEAPDQPEQPANNQAEDNAGHDDINWNALEWDRAAEALTWEELLGLDGSLVFLEHVYWVTVLNALFIFLFAFCPYHIGGLSTLVLGWQDIIKKTHFEGLITTMLGYICLAALLVLFHSCSRLLKFFQAGRLFGLCYVVLKVFLLVVLEIGVFPLICGWWLDICSLSLFDVTIQERLQGFNSAPGTATFLHWLVGMAYVFYFASFILLLREVLRPGVLWFLRNLNDPDFNPIQEMIHLPIYRHARRFILSIIVFGSVVLLMVWLPITIIKHLVPSFLPYHMHLSGDTAVTELSLELLLLQVVLPALLEQGHTRMWLKNLIRYWTIMAAYLLDLRSYLLGDVPVAGEAGEDGERADEEEVEDNTEQEDVPAQDIEDDDNGDEDVENDTDHQRRTTQEIDENCESLDGERNDSLQPVEQLATLMENLNHRKRVLTPDDSGPEARVNKPFEALEGPSGSDFEARNSLPYLQLRREHQDSDVEMREEEREGETMATDQENDDDAVEEGDEEEEEEVEEEGVDEVVHVMDQEEVVDFGAGLHAAHHAMLNNRQPTHFEPYNRPNIFHFRVILLVVLLCLTLLLSSLVCMTVPVFIGRHVMGLWMGQGAVVHELYTGACGLYICWLVLRLGSVMMTWVPQGVELFLVKVQEYAMLGWKSVVVASMLLGVVPLFLGVLFELVVVIPQRVQMDQTPVFFLRQDWALGVLQAKILCALTMMGPSWWLKDVLEQVYQDGLRQLNLTFITRRLALPVTVCLLVALTAPYSFAVGIFPLFGFSEEINHQMARRIYPLIVSVVVGSSLVVFQAKQFKKLYEHIKNDKYLVGQQLVNYEPKSVRDNATQTAES